The Ascaphus truei isolate aAscTru1 chromosome 3, aAscTru1.hap1, whole genome shotgun sequence genome includes a region encoding these proteins:
- the TLR7 gene encoding toll-like receptor 7: MHGKVLCLGTSRELFLFLFLLFLFSKLLTGSWFPKSLPCDVTVQAKEAAVIVDCSDRHLTAIPWQIPSNATNLTLTINHIPRILPQSFVQLRNLVEIDFRCNCVPVILGPKDNVCTKRLIVDNGSFAPLHNLRSLYLDGNQLLAFPRGLPQNLILLSLEANNIFSVSRENFSELTNIEMLYLGQNCYYRNPCNVSFYIGEEAFKDLRNLTVLSMKSNNLSFVPGGLSSRLRELYLYNNRIQSIQENDLYNLHNLEILDLSGNCPRCYNAPFPCTPCPDNAPIQIHPNAFASLKNLQTLRLHSNSLRSISNSWFKNTINLQVLDLSQNFLAKEISNANFLKCVPKLKDLDLSFNFELQEYPTDMPLSKMYSTLLSLESLRIRGYVFQELKKENILPLVKLNNLTVLDLGTNFIKLADFSLFKFFRSLKTIGLSINKISPSGESSFSSCSVFRASSEQNVARTFQDVHYFRYDENGRSCKSKVKEDTTFQLFVNEDCQAYGATLDLSQNNIFFVKSTDFRHLTFLKCLNLSGNAISQSLNGSEFKPLSNLKYLDFSNNRIQLFYSTAFQELTELEVLDISSNKHYFLAEGITHTFDFTKTLKHLKKLMMNWNEISSSTNKEMVSKSLKTLEFKGNRLDVLWKDGDRRYLDFFKKLTKLYKLDISYNSLTFIPPGAFEGMPPNLMELCLANNKLYTFNWGQLYLLGKLQLLDLSNNYLTTVPRELSNCTASIQTFILRNNNIKKLTAHFLVNAFTLKYLDLSENKIQFIMKSSFPENVLNNLEMLVLQGNPFKCNCDALWLVWWINQTKVTIPNLVTGVTCSGPGTHKGQSLVLLDLYTCEQNNWNVILHSVSASFIICLMVICTSSHLFYWNVWYIYHLIKAKFKAYKRLPEVCYDAFIVYETKDITVSDWVFKELVEILENQGEKLFNLCLEERDWLPGQPFLDNLSESIHLSRKTVFVLTNKYTKSGHFKTAFYIAHQRLIEERVDVIVLIFLEETLQSSKYLRLRKMLCGASVLSWPTNPNSHSYFWRCLKNALATDNQMAYDKLFTERV; the protein is encoded by the exons ATGCATGGAAAG GTACTTTGCTTGGGAACATCAAGAGAGCTGTTCCTCTTTCTGTTCTTGCTCTTCCTGTTTTCAAAGTTGCTGACAGGCAGCTGGTTTCCTAAAAGTCTGCCTTGTGATGTGACCGTACAAGCCAAAGAAGCAGCTGTTATTGTGGACTGCAGTGATCGTCACTTGACTGCAATTCCATGGCAAATTCCCTCCAATGCTACCAACTTGACCCTAACCATCAACCATATCCCAAGGATCTTGCCCCAGTCATTTGTTCAACTCCGGAATCTGGTTGAGATTGATTTCAGATGCAACTGTGTACCTGTTATACTTGGACCAAAAGACAATGTGTGCACAAAAAGGTTGATAGTTGATAATGGAAGCTTTGCTCCACTCCACAATTTAAGGTCTTTGTATTTGGATGGCAATCAACTTTTAGCATTCCCCAGGGGACTTCCACAAAACTTAATACTTTTAAGTCTTGAAGCTAATAACATATTTTCTGTCTCTAGAGAGAACTTCTCAGAACTAACTAACATTGAAATGTTGTACCTTGGACAGAACTGCTATTACCGTAACCCTTGTAATGTCTCATTTTATATTGGAGAAGAAGCATTTAAAGACTTAAGAAATTTAACAgttttgtcaatgaaatcaaATAACTTATCTTTTGTCCCAGGAGGATTGTCAAGCCGTTTAAGAGAACTATACCTTTATAACAACAGAATTCAATCAATTCAAGAAAATGATTTATATAACCTTCACAACTTGGAAATTCTTGATTTGAGTGGGAACTGCCCCCGTTGCTACAATGCCCCATTTCCATGCACTCCATGTCCAGATAATGCTCCAATCCAAATACATCCCAATGCTTTTGCCTCCTTAAAAAACTTACAAACTCTCCGCCTTCACAGCAACTCTCTTCGCAGTATCTCAAACAGCTGGTTTAAAAACACAATTAATCTCCAAGTGCTTGACTTGTCCCAAAACTTTTTGGCCAAAGAAATTAGCAATGCCAATTTTTTGAAATGTGTCCCAAAACTTAAAGACCTTGATTTGTCCTTCAACTTTGAGTTACAGGAATATCCGACAGATATGCCACTATCAAAAATGTACTCCACTTTGTTATCCTTGGAAAGTCTGAGAATCCGGGGGTATGTCTTTCAGGAACTGAAAAAGGAAAATATTCTGCCTTTGGTTAAATTAAACAATCTTACTGTTTTGGATCTGGGAACAAACTTTATTAAATTAGCTGACTTCAGCTTGTTTAAATTTTTTCGCTCTCTAAAGACCATAGGTCTCTCTATTAATAAAATATCTCCTTCGGGTGAATCCAGTTTTTCTTCTTGCTCAGTTTTTAGGGCATCTTCAGAGCAAAATGTTGCCAGAACATTCCAGGACGTCCATTATTTCCGATATGATGAAAATGGCCGGAGTTGCAAATCCAAAGTGAAAGAGGATACAACATTCCAGCTATTTGTGAATGAGGATTGTCAAGCTTATGGAGCAACTTTAGACTTAAGtcaaaacaatattttttttgtcAAATCCACAGACTTTAGGCACTTAACTTTTCTTAAATGCCTTAATCTATCGGGCAATGCCATTAGTCAGAGTTTGAATGGCTCAGAGTTCAAACCTCTGTCAAACCTGAAATATTTAGATTTTTCTAACAATCGAATTCAACTTTTCTATTCAACTGCATTCCAGGAGCTCACAGAATTAGAGGTGCTGGACATTAGTAGCAACAAACATTACTTTTTAGCTGAAGGAATAACACACACGTTCGATTTCACAAAAACTCTGAAACATTTAAAGAAGCTGATGATGAACTGGAATGAAATAtcaagttcaacaaacaaagaaATGGTAAGTAAATCACTTAAAACATTGGAATTCAAGGGAAACCGCTTAGATGTTTTATGGAAAGATGGAGATAGAAGATATTTAGATTTCTTCAAGAAGCTGACTAAGCTATATAAACTAGACATTTCCTACAATTCTTTAACATTTATACCTCCTGGTGCATTTGAGGGCATGCCTCCTAATCTCATGGAACTCTGTCTGGCTAATAACAAACTATATACTTTTAATTGGGGACAACTTTACCTTTTAGGAAAACTTCAACTGTTAGACCTCAGTAACAATTACTTGACCACTGTGCCTCGTGAGTTATCCAACTGCACAGCTTCCATTCaaacttttattttaagaaacaacAACATCAAAAAGCTGACTGCTCATTTTCTTGTGAATGCTTTCACCCTGAAATACCTGGATCTCAGTGAAAACAAGATTCAATTTATTATGAAGTCCAGCTTTCCCGAGAACGTGCTGAATAACCTAGAGATGTTAGTACTACAAGGTAACCCCTTTAAATGCAATTGTGATGCATTATGGCTGGTCTGGTGGATAAATCAGACAAAAGTAACAATACCCAATTTAGTCACTGGTGTAACTTGCTCTGGGCCTGGAACACACAAAGGACAGAGTCTAGTTCTCTTAGACTTGTATACCTGTGAACAGAATAATTGGAATGTGATTCTACATTCTGTGTCTGCATCATTCATCATTTGCCTAATGGTCATCTGCACCTCAAGCCACCTTTTCTATTGGAATGTTTGGTACATATACCACTTAATCAAAGCCAAGTTCAAGGCATATAAGCGACTCCCTGAAGTATGCTATGATGCTTTTATTGTGTATGAAACCAAAGATATTACTGTATCGGATTGGGTTTTTAAAGAATTGGTCGAAATTCTAGAAAACCAGGGGGAAAAACTTTTCAATTTATGTTTAGAAGAAAGAGACTGGCTGCCAGGTCAACCTTTTTTGGATAACCTTTCAGAAAGTATCCACCTTAGCAGAAAAACTGTGTTTGTGTTAACAAACAAATACACGAAAAGTGGACATTTTAAGACAGCTTTTTATATAGCACACCAGCGACTTATCGAGGAAAGAGTTGATGTTATCGTTTTAATATTTCTTGAGGAAACTCTACAGAGCTCTAAGTATCTGAGACTGAGAAAGATGTTGTGTGGAGCCTCGGTGTTATCATGGCCTACCAATCCCAATTCTCACAGTTACTTCTGGCGTTGCCTCAAAAATGCATTGGCAACAGACAATCAAATGGCATATGATAAACTTTTTACAGAGAGAGTATAG